DNA from Bacteroidota bacterium:
TTTATCGGTTTTGCTTTGCTTTTGATAAACATCAGCCAGTAATAGATAAAACCATACATTTTCCTTGTCAAGGTCAACCGCTTTTTCTAGGACTTTGGTAGCATCAGCATATTGCTGAACCTTGTCATACATTTGACCTATTTTGAATAAAACGGCCGTATTATTTGCATCTAAAGTCAAACATTTTTTGAGTTTATCTATTGCTTTATTCGGATTGTTTTCAACCAAATCGGCTTTAATTGCATCCATGTAGTAATTATTGAAAGCAATTATTTTTGCAGATTTATCTCCTGAATTTCCTAGAGTAAAAATTGGTTCTTCCGTTGTGCTTTTATTAAGTTTACAGGAAGCCAATCCAAAGACCAAACCAACTAAAAAAAATATGTAAATGTATTTTCTCATTAAACAACTTTTGATACTTCAAACTTTAGCTTACATGAAGTACTACCAATTTAAATTATACTAGAATAATCGCCCAAACTCACATCTTTTGATGATACACCTTCATACTTAACGTAATTTCCCAGCATAGAATTGCTTAGTGATGCATTCTTAATGTGAGTGTTTGAATAAATAATACAGTTTTCAATCTCTGAGTTTTCAATAATTGTGCCTTCTCCTATGGAAACATAGGGGCCAATTTTCCCACCACTAATTTTCACGTTTTTTCCAATGTAGCAAGGGCCTGTAAATTCGCAATTTTCCATAACAACACTTTCGTCAATTAAATTTTCATCTTCAATTAGTTTCAGAATTTCTTTATTGGTATCAACTGTTGCATTTTTATTGCCGCAATCGAACCATCCATCTACTTTAGCTACTTTGAATTTAGTGTGATTGGCTTTCATGTTTTCAAGTGCATCGGTCAGTTGATACTCATTATTACCTCTGATGTTATTATCAATTAAATGGTCAATTTCTTTTTTAAGGTCTTCTCCTTTTCCGAAATAATAGATGCCAATAATGGCCAAATCGGAAACTAATTCTTTGGATTTCTCTACAAATCGGGTAATATATCCATTGATATCGGGAACAACTACACCAAACTGAGATGGGTCTTCAATCTGTTTTGTCCAGATATAACCATCTTCTCTAGAGTCTATTTTAAAATCTGTGCTAAAAAGAGTATCTGCATAGGCAACTAAAACAGGTCCTTGCATACTTTCCCGAGCAAACCATAAGGCATGAGCAGT
Protein-coding regions in this window:
- a CDS encoding nucleotidyltransferase codes for the protein MNIIIPMAGMGTRMRPHTLTTPKPLLEIAGVTIVERLIRDLAKMVGGEVDEVAFIIGDFGKKVEDNLHAIAASLGYKSKIYYQLEALGTAHALWFARESMQGPVLVAYADTLFSTDFKIDSREDGYIWTKQIEDPSQFGVVVPDINGYITRFVEKSKELVSDLAIIGIYYFGKGEDLKKEIDHLIDNNIRGNNEYQLTDALENMKANHTKFKVAKVDGWFDCGNKNATVDTNKEILKLIEDENLIDESVVMENCEFTGPCYIGKNVKISGGKIGPYVSIGEGTIIENSEIENCIIYSNTHIKNASLSNSMLGNYVKYEGVSSKDVSLGDYSSII